One genomic segment of Leptospira sp. WS92.C1 includes these proteins:
- a CDS encoding indolepyruvate ferredoxin oxidoreductase subunit alpha, translating into MAYVITEPCRNCKYTYCAAVCPVEAFREGEDCLYIEPLICIDCNKCRPECPVEAIYPDYEVPSIWQNWIAENAQKSKHSPPIIDVKPPLKKEGCINSEF; encoded by the coding sequence ATGGCTTATGTAATCACAGAACCCTGTAGGAATTGCAAATATACCTATTGCGCCGCGGTTTGTCCCGTGGAAGCTTTCCGAGAAGGAGAGGATTGCCTTTACATAGAACCTTTGATCTGCATCGATTGTAATAAGTGCAGACCGGAGTGTCCGGTGGAAGCGATCTATCCGGATTACGAAGTTCCTTCGATCTGGCAGAATTGGATCGCGGAGAATGCACAAAAATCAAAACATTCTCCTCCGATCATCGACGTAAAACCGCCTCTCAAAAAAGAAGGCTGTATAAATTCGGAATTTTAG
- a CDS encoding DUF1564 family protein: MGHTEGSNSKQEISLKKKGSPVTLLIPENLVRLRKLKAAKLNQELNYLLKKYGTVALKKNFLGKNLPAISYQNKGLTLKKMNFRPNEKDWVELGIIALGLGVSKCLLFAILEEWECSNEVPREFWGGALTKITLLRKIHLSQNKFSTEFSLSPT, translated from the coding sequence ATGGGGCATACAGAAGGGAGTAATTCCAAACAAGAAATATCATTGAAAAAGAAGGGTTCGCCAGTAACACTTTTAATTCCTGAAAATCTCGTTCGTTTGAGGAAGCTGAAAGCTGCTAAATTAAATCAAGAACTGAACTATCTCTTAAAGAAATATGGTACTGTGGCTCTGAAAAAAAATTTTTTAGGAAAAAACCTTCCTGCAATCAGCTATCAAAACAAAGGCTTAACATTGAAAAAGATGAATTTTCGGCCAAATGAGAAGGACTGGGTAGAATTAGGGATAATTGCCTTAGGATTAGGTGTTTCGAAATGCCTTCTTTTTGCTATTTTAGAAGAATGGGAGTGTTCGAATGAGGTCCCCCGTGAATTTTGGGGAGGAGCTCTTACAAAAATCACCCTCCTCAGAAAAATCCACCTATCCCAAAACAAATTCTCTACCGAATTTTCTCTATCACCCACATAA
- the chrA gene encoding chromate efflux transporter, producing MIPSFGEAIRFWFGLGWMSFGGPAGQISLMHKTLVEEKQWISEDRFSHALSYCMLLPGPEAQQLATYLGWILHGVKGGIFAGLLFILPSILIFISISILYFSYGTVFYVISFLNGVKPAVLAIVILAFSNLVLKGLKSKGHVFCFILTLTGMLFFGIPYPYLLGFSLIIGLVSFFVLKKEFQVEKTSPVSNISFGKIDIQTNLEQKRDSNAKILKNLSQVGSIGLILWVLPLLGILLFQKSEFLFWKELILFFTKTALITFGGAYAILPTVSDFATSQAHWITTREMIDGLAFGESTPGPLVMVLTFIGFLAGAHRYTSISAGLLGLFLTAYYTFLPSFILILGGAKVVEKTKESPMFRIILSYVTACVCGVILYLGIYFAKSILFVEGNNWGSFLQNPLSQIHWLSFVWTGISILFLRFKKKFSILWLFASGLFFLGLDLIFHL from the coding sequence TTGATTCCGAGTTTTGGAGAAGCAATTCGATTTTGGTTTGGGCTTGGGTGGATGAGTTTTGGCGGACCCGCCGGACAGATCTCTCTCATGCACAAAACCCTAGTCGAAGAAAAACAATGGATTTCAGAGGACCGATTTTCTCACGCTCTGAGTTATTGTATGTTACTTCCCGGTCCGGAAGCGCAGCAACTCGCAACATATTTGGGTTGGATTTTACACGGAGTTAAAGGAGGAATTTTTGCGGGTTTGCTTTTTATTCTTCCTTCCATTTTAATTTTTATAAGTATTAGTATATTATATTTTTCTTATGGAACTGTTTTCTATGTAATTTCGTTTTTAAATGGAGTCAAACCCGCGGTCCTCGCAATCGTTATTTTGGCGTTTTCCAATTTGGTTTTAAAAGGATTAAAATCGAAAGGACATGTTTTTTGTTTTATCCTGACATTGACGGGGATGTTATTTTTTGGAATTCCTTATCCATATTTACTCGGATTCTCGCTCATCATCGGTCTTGTTTCTTTTTTTGTTTTGAAAAAGGAATTTCAGGTCGAAAAGACTTCTCCGGTTTCCAATATTTCCTTTGGAAAAATCGATATCCAAACAAATCTGGAACAAAAAAGAGATTCCAATGCGAAAATTCTAAAAAATCTGAGCCAGGTCGGAAGTATCGGATTGATCCTCTGGGTTTTACCCTTACTTGGGATTTTACTTTTTCAAAAGTCAGAGTTTTTATTTTGGAAAGAGTTGATTCTATTTTTTACAAAGACCGCCTTGATCACGTTTGGCGGAGCTTACGCGATCCTTCCCACCGTTTCCGATTTTGCAACCAGCCAAGCTCATTGGATTACAACCCGCGAAATGATAGACGGACTTGCGTTCGGAGAAAGCACACCCGGGCCCTTGGTGATGGTTCTGACATTTATCGGTTTTTTAGCGGGGGCGCATCGATACACTTCCATTTCTGCGGGTTTACTCGGTTTGTTTTTAACCGCGTATTATACGTTTCTTCCTTCCTTTATTTTGATTCTGGGAGGAGCCAAGGTTGTAGAGAAAACAAAAGAATCTCCGATGTTTCGTATCATATTGAGTTACGTTACAGCCTGCGTTTGCGGAGTGATTCTTTATTTAGGAATTTATTTTGCAAAGTCGATTCTATTTGTGGAAGGAAACAACTGGGGGTCTTTTTTGCAAAACCCCCTTTCTCAGATTCATTGGTTGTCCTTTGTATGGACCGGAATCAGCATTCTCTTTTTAAGATTCAAAAAAAAATTTTCCATCCTTTGGCTGTTTGCCAGCGGATTGTTCTTTCTTGGATTGGATCTGATTTTTCATTTATGA
- a CDS encoding ArsR/SmtB family transcription factor — protein MELLEVKTHSGNRSRRILSALKALSDETRIRILHILSLSPLNVQEVTEALRMGQSRVSRHLKILTEAGFLIPEREGSWVYYRIPEEKKNPDFASEITDLLLSYNEELPFRAEDQIHVSEILSRRDQKNTFYFNNVAQDWESIQKDVLDPAIYRKKILSYLPNFSSVIYDLGCGPGGLIPYLLTKAEQVIGVDASPKMLEKAQVTFSGNSHVSLIHSPLENVASSATQKADAVVASMVLHHLSNPPGVIREIYKILKPGGVFCLVDLKKHNQEFMRDNFADLWLGFDYSLLQDWLELSGFTVKAHEEFDTDNVFKILIIQATKKED, from the coding sequence ATGGAGCTTTTAGAGGTCAAAACTCATTCTGGAAATCGTTCTAGGCGGATTCTTTCTGCCCTAAAAGCGCTTTCTGATGAAACGAGAATCCGAATTCTTCATATCCTTTCTTTATCCCCTTTGAACGTCCAGGAAGTGACGGAAGCTTTAAGAATGGGACAGTCTCGTGTTTCCAGACATCTCAAAATACTGACCGAAGCCGGATTTCTCATTCCGGAGCGCGAAGGCTCTTGGGTTTATTACAGGATTCCCGAAGAAAAAAAGAACCCGGATTTTGCTTCCGAAATTACGGATCTGCTCCTTTCCTACAACGAAGAGCTTCCTTTCCGTGCGGAAGATCAGATTCATGTGTCCGAAATTCTTTCCAGAAGAGATCAGAAAAATACATTCTATTTTAATAATGTAGCTCAGGATTGGGAATCGATTCAAAAAGACGTTCTGGATCCGGCAATCTATCGTAAAAAAATTCTTTCTTATCTGCCGAATTTTTCTTCCGTGATCTACGATCTTGGCTGCGGTCCCGGTGGGTTGATTCCTTATTTACTGACAAAAGCCGAACAAGTGATCGGAGTCGATGCTTCTCCTAAAATGTTGGAAAAAGCTCAAGTGACTTTTTCTGGAAATTCCCATGTTTCTTTGATTCATTCTCCATTGGAGAATGTAGCTTCTTCCGCGACTCAGAAAGCGGACGCAGTGGTAGCTTCGATGGTTCTTCATCATCTTTCCAATCCTCCGGGAGTCATACGCGAAATTTATAAAATTCTAAAACCGGGCGGAGTGTTCTGTCTGGTGGATTTAAAAAAACACAATCAGGAATTTATGCGGGATAACTTTGCGGATCTCTGGTTGGGATTCGATTATTCTCTTCTTCAAGACTGGCTTGAACTTTCCGGTTTTACAGTCAAGGCTCATGAAGAATTTGATACAGATAACGTTTTCAAAATTTTGATCATTCAAGCAACGAAAAAGGAGGACTAA
- a CDS encoding TIGR01458 family HAD-type hydrolase has product MSSARINIEKNVIRGVLLDLDGVIHTGNRILPGAKEAVEFLKKNRIPFLFVTNTTTKSRNGIATFLKTIDLEVEEERILNAPRAAREFLIRIGNPKTFLVINEETKKDLAGIVSYKEKPDVILIGDIGQEWNYQIMNDLFQMVKNGARLIALHKGKFWQTESELQLDIGAFVTGIEFATGTVAELIGKPSPAFFQAALKTLSLNASDCVMIGDDIDSDVGGAQACGITGILVKTGKYKKENVDMSSIQPDEIWENLGSLIPFLQKNSIRKS; this is encoded by the coding sequence ATGAGCTCCGCAAGAATAAACATCGAGAAAAACGTAATCCGCGGCGTTTTGTTGGATCTTGACGGCGTAATTCACACCGGAAATCGGATTCTACCAGGCGCAAAAGAAGCGGTAGAGTTCTTAAAAAAGAATCGAATTCCATTTCTTTTTGTAACGAATACGACCACAAAATCGAGAAACGGAATCGCAACCTTCTTAAAAACCATCGACTTGGAAGTGGAAGAAGAAAGAATCTTAAACGCTCCCAGAGCAGCTCGGGAATTTTTAATTCGGATCGGAAATCCGAAAACATTCCTTGTAATCAACGAAGAGACAAAGAAAGACTTGGCAGGAATTGTATCCTATAAAGAAAAACCGGACGTTATACTGATCGGAGACATCGGACAAGAATGGAATTATCAGATCATGAACGATCTTTTTCAAATGGTAAAAAATGGAGCCAGGCTGATTGCACTTCACAAAGGAAAGTTCTGGCAAACGGAATCGGAATTGCAACTGGACATTGGAGCTTTTGTTACAGGAATCGAATTTGCAACCGGCACTGTCGCGGAATTGATCGGAAAACCTTCTCCCGCATTCTTCCAAGCCGCGTTGAAAACGTTATCCTTAAACGCATCCGATTGCGTAATGATCGGAGACGATATCGATTCGGACGTGGGTGGGGCGCAAGCCTGCGGGATTACAGGTATTCTTGTCAAAACGGGAAAATATAAAAAGGAGAATGTAGATATGTCTTCGATTCAACCCGATGAAATCTGGGAAAATCTAGGATCTTTGATTCCATTCTTACAAAAGAACAGCATAAGAAAATCATAA
- a CDS encoding class I SAM-dependent methyltransferase, with product MSFRDHFSSHSPSYSEFRPGYPRELFQYLKSLVPNGNVVWDCGTGTGQAAVSLTEFFERVIATDPSANQIANAESHSNIEYKIAKAEESTLEKNEVDLITVAQAFHWFDFQPFYKEAVRVGKKNGILAIWGYGLHRISPEIDSLVGRLYGDIVGPYWPPERKYIEEKYKTISFPFEEIPPPVFDMTEEWTVEQMLGYLRTWSSVQKYIQKNEIDPVLKIEPELKKLWGNSKTKKVEWPLFFKIGKLPS from the coding sequence ATGAGTTTTAGAGATCATTTTTCCTCTCATTCCCCCTCCTATTCCGAGTTCAGACCGGGATATCCGCGGGAATTATTTCAATATCTAAAAAGTCTTGTTCCAAACGGAAACGTCGTCTGGGATTGCGGTACTGGAACGGGTCAAGCCGCGGTTTCTCTTACAGAATTTTTTGAAAGGGTGATTGCGACCGATCCCAGCGCAAACCAAATCGCAAACGCGGAATCTCATTCGAACATAGAATACAAGATCGCCAAGGCCGAAGAATCTACATTAGAAAAGAATGAAGTAGATTTGATTACCGTGGCTCAGGCGTTTCACTGGTTCGACTTTCAACCGTTTTACAAAGAGGCGGTCCGGGTCGGCAAAAAGAACGGAATTCTCGCGATTTGGGGTTACGGTCTGCATCGAATTTCTCCTGAGATTGATTCACTCGTGGGTCGTCTTTACGGAGATATCGTGGGTCCCTATTGGCCTCCGGAAAGAAAATATATCGAGGAAAAATACAAAACGATTTCATTCCCTTTTGAAGAAATTCCCCCTCCCGTTTTCGATATGACGGAGGAATGGACCGTGGAACAGATGTTAGGTTATTTAAGAACCTGGTCCAGCGTTCAAAAATACATTCAAAAAAATGAAATCGATCCCGTTTTGAAAATCGAACCTGAATTGAAAAAGCTCTGGGGAAATTCCAAAACGAAAAAAGTGGAATGGCCTCTATTTTTTAAGATCGGAAAATTGCCGTCTTGA
- a CDS encoding polysaccharide deacetylase family protein, whose protein sequence is MQTKLIISKEKQTPFYPSNPTFRSKSLWIFGILCIFLSLPLPAAPVDDFLNPEKKRKSGNQSSPKKEVETKTTEPPSSSDSSRKSTDVVSKKNTKEKTTLAGTDPESSQYEEKGSKKQSKKSKSQNDPTSENDGSQNELKTFEKNKGNSKKKKYEDALPTVKDNTPGSPSYTEGIESVSGGGVPVLCYHHLAAEGGPMGGYNLHPNLLEEQFKFLKAAGYKTVRLDQFYAYINGKQPSDFPEKPILLTFDDGSKTHLEVLVPLLKKYGFTASIFIYPTIISSGKKYYLTWDQLRSALDSGVLDLGSHTLYHPKLPTMSRTLIRKQLLESKQILEAKTGRKIVDLAYPFGLFDPRVIEEAKAIGYRMAFTVNPGKNVPGVPIYNIHRSLVPWGQSQSAFNSILTMAPPPKISISIQDGAWVTSGQEFKIHLEGVQPESVSIKIKSKNVISESRFPDYTITIPDFARKSTFLPLMVQAKTKEGKQIQYQYLFINQKEFKKHPDGSF, encoded by the coding sequence ATGCAAACAAAACTAATTATTTCCAAAGAAAAACAAACTCCATTTTACCCATCAAACCCGACTTTCCGAAGCAAATCTCTTTGGATCTTTGGAATTCTCTGTATATTTCTTTCCTTACCATTGCCCGCTGCTCCCGTGGATGATTTCTTAAATCCCGAAAAAAAAAGAAAAAGCGGCAATCAATCCTCTCCCAAAAAAGAAGTGGAAACAAAGACCACGGAACCTCCCTCTTCTTCTGATTCTTCTCGCAAATCGACCGATGTAGTTTCCAAAAAAAACACCAAAGAGAAAACAACATTAGCGGGTACAGATCCGGAGTCTTCCCAATACGAAGAAAAGGGATCGAAAAAACAATCTAAGAAATCTAAATCCCAAAACGATCCGACTTCCGAAAACGACGGATCTCAGAATGAACTCAAAACTTTCGAAAAAAACAAAGGCAATTCCAAAAAGAAAAAATACGAAGACGCACTTCCTACCGTAAAAGACAACACACCCGGAAGTCCGAGCTATACCGAAGGAATCGAATCCGTTTCCGGAGGCGGTGTTCCGGTTCTTTGTTATCATCACTTAGCTGCGGAAGGCGGACCGATGGGAGGTTACAACCTCCATCCGAATCTTTTAGAAGAACAATTCAAATTTCTGAAAGCGGCGGGTTACAAAACAGTTCGACTGGACCAGTTCTACGCGTATATCAACGGAAAACAACCTTCCGACTTTCCGGAAAAACCGATTCTTCTTACCTTTGACGACGGTTCCAAAACTCATTTGGAAGTTTTAGTTCCTCTTTTAAAAAAATACGGATTTACCGCTTCGATCTTTATCTATCCCACCATCATCTCTTCCGGTAAAAAATACTATCTGACCTGGGACCAACTCCGATCTGCATTGGATAGCGGTGTTTTGGATTTGGGTTCGCATACCTTGTATCATCCGAAACTTCCGACGATGAGTAGAACGTTGATCCGAAAGCAATTGTTGGAATCCAAACAAATTTTAGAAGCAAAAACGGGAAGAAAGATCGTGGATCTTGCGTACCCGTTTGGACTTTTTGATCCGAGAGTGATCGAAGAAGCAAAGGCAATCGGATACAGAATGGCTTTTACTGTAAATCCCGGAAAGAATGTTCCGGGTGTTCCCATTTACAACATTCATAGATCCTTGGTGCCTTGGGGTCAGTCTCAGTCTGCGTTTAACTCCATTCTTACAATGGCCCCTCCTCCTAAAATTTCGATCTCCATCCAAGACGGTGCTTGGGTAACGTCGGGTCAGGAATTTAAGATTCATCTCGAAGGTGTACAACCGGAATCGGTCAGCATCAAAATCAAAAGTAAGAATGTGATTTCAGAAAGCAGGTTTCCGGATTATACGATCACAATTCCTGACTTTGCAAGAAAATCCACGTTTCTTCCTTTGATGGTGCAGGCAAAGACCAAAGAAGGAAAACAAATTCAATACCAATATCTTTTTATCAATCAAAAGGAATTCAAGAAACATCCGGACGGATCTTTTTAA
- a CDS encoding tetratricopeptide repeat protein — MRPFGYRIRSVSVLLFCLTSIPFIFCSAEQEKAEEPMPSHRELNVNPFQKGNSMFKNGNYLEAIEFYSRDLDVNPDNPSSFNNRGLAKSRSGDKEGAIGDYTQALEIRQDYATAYNNRGFAKIKIADYQGAIQDLSFAIQFEPKYANAFNNRAVACWAIKEKKNACEDWKRAYDLGHIEAGRSYQKFCN; from the coding sequence ATGCGCCCTTTCGGATATCGGATTCGATCTGTATCGGTTCTTCTGTTTTGCCTAACTTCGATTCCGTTTATATTCTGTTCTGCGGAGCAGGAAAAAGCGGAAGAACCGATGCCTTCCCATCGAGAACTAAATGTAAATCCCTTTCAAAAGGGAAATTCTATGTTTAAGAACGGAAATTATCTGGAAGCGATCGAGTTTTATTCTAGAGATCTGGATGTGAATCCCGACAACCCTTCTTCTTTTAACAATCGCGGACTCGCTAAAAGCAGGTCCGGAGACAAGGAAGGAGCAATCGGAGATTACACTCAAGCCCTTGAAATTCGCCAAGACTATGCGACCGCCTATAACAACCGCGGATTTGCAAAAATCAAGATTGCGGACTATCAGGGTGCGATCCAAGATCTCTCTTTCGCGATCCAGTTTGAACCGAAATATGCAAATGCGTTTAATAACCGCGCCGTTGCATGTTGGGCGATCAAAGAAAAGAAAAATGCCTGCGAAGATTGGAAACGGGCCTATGATTTGGGTCATATCGAAGCAGGTAGATCTTATCAGAAATTCTGTAATTGA
- the ahcY gene encoding adenosylhomocysteinase, producing the protein MSASTQEKGLSYKVKDLSLAEWGRQEIILAEKEMPGLMAVRQEYKGKKPLAGARIAGSLHMTIQTAVLIETLIELGAEVRWSSCNIFSTQDHAAAAVAKAGVPVFAWKGETEEEYWWCIEQTIFFGDKGPNMILDDGGDLTAYVHEKYPQLLSEIRGISEETTTGVKSLYKLLKKGELKVPAFNVNDSVTKSKFDNLYGCRESLADGIKRATDVMLAGKIALVCGFGDVGKGSAASLRNFGSRVIVTEIDPICALQASMEGYQVLRVEDIIEQVDIVVTATGNDDIITLEHMKAMKDGAILCNIGHFDTEIQMSRLNSEKGVTKKEIKPQVDKYTFADGKSIIVLAEGRLVNLGCATGHPSFVMSCSFTNQVLAQIELYNTKYELGVYTLPKHLDEKVAALHLDQLGVRLTKLNQKQADYLGVPITGPFKPENYRY; encoded by the coding sequence ATGTCCGCAAGCACACAGGAAAAAGGCTTAAGCTATAAAGTAAAAGACCTATCTCTCGCAGAATGGGGAAGACAGGAAATCATCCTGGCAGAAAAAGAAATGCCGGGTCTTATGGCTGTAAGACAAGAATACAAAGGTAAAAAGCCTTTGGCAGGCGCAAGAATCGCGGGATCTCTTCACATGACAATCCAGACTGCGGTCTTGATCGAAACACTGATCGAACTCGGTGCTGAAGTTAGATGGTCTTCTTGCAATATCTTCTCAACTCAGGATCACGCTGCTGCGGCGGTTGCAAAAGCGGGAGTTCCCGTATTTGCATGGAAAGGTGAAACGGAAGAAGAATACTGGTGGTGTATCGAGCAAACCATCTTCTTCGGAGACAAAGGACCAAATATGATTCTGGACGACGGTGGAGATTTAACCGCATACGTTCATGAAAAATACCCTCAATTGTTAAGCGAAATCCGTGGAATCTCGGAAGAAACAACCACAGGCGTTAAGAGTCTTTACAAACTCCTCAAAAAAGGAGAATTGAAAGTTCCTGCGTTTAACGTAAACGATTCCGTAACGAAATCCAAATTCGACAATCTCTACGGATGCCGCGAGTCTCTCGCAGACGGAATCAAAAGAGCGACAGACGTTATGCTTGCCGGTAAAATCGCGCTCGTATGCGGTTTCGGAGACGTTGGAAAAGGTTCCGCTGCCTCTCTTCGTAATTTCGGATCACGCGTTATCGTAACCGAAATCGATCCTATCTGCGCTCTTCAAGCTTCTATGGAAGGATATCAAGTTCTTCGTGTGGAAGACATCATCGAACAAGTGGATATCGTAGTGACCGCAACCGGAAACGACGATATCATCACTCTCGAACACATGAAAGCGATGAAAGACGGAGCGATTCTTTGCAACATCGGACACTTCGATACTGAAATTCAAATGTCCAGATTGAATTCCGAAAAAGGCGTAACCAAAAAAGAAATCAAACCTCAAGTAGACAAATATACTTTTGCGGACGGTAAATCCATCATCGTTCTCGCAGAAGGACGTCTTGTAAACTTAGGCTGTGCGACAGGTCATCCTTCTTTCGTAATGTCTTGTTCTTTCACAAACCAAGTATTGGCTCAGATCGAACTCTACAATACGAAGTATGAACTGGGAGTTTACACTCTTCCAAAACATCTGGATGAAAAAGTTGCGGCTCTTCATCTGGATCAACTGGGAGTTCGTTTAACAAAACTCAACCAGAAACAGGCAGACTATTTGGGGGTTCCGATTACCGGACCTTTCAAACCGGAAAACTACAGATATTGA